A stretch of Blattabacterium cuenoti DNA encodes these proteins:
- a CDS encoding c-type cytochrome, translating into MIKYFFKIIIIFNIFLFLESCWINKKKPNVVYMPDMYYSEAYEPYADPNFNYKRKLKKIPIPFFSKGKTSSLLPVKGSIPRTYFYNSISYQIKSKGFSYSKKIKTYPFQKTVGETEEIILKKGKKLYQINCAICHGNKGDGQGPLVKNDKILGIPNYKDRDITIGSVYHIITYGKNNMNSYASQLNEIDRWKVSKYVMYLKNK; encoded by the coding sequence ATGATTAAATACTTTTTTAAAATAATTATTATTTTTAATATTTTTTTATTTTTAGAGTCTTGTTGGATAAACAAAAAAAAACCCAATGTGGTATATATGCCAGATATGTATTATTCAGAAGCATATGAGCCATATGCAGATCCTAATTTCAATTATAAAAGAAAACTTAAAAAAATTCCCATTCCTTTTTTTTCAAAAGGAAAAACTTCTTCTCTTTTACCGGTAAAAGGAAGTATTCCTAGAACATATTTTTATAATTCTATTTCTTATCAAATAAAAAGTAAAGGATTTAGTTATTCTAAAAAAATAAAGACGTATCCTTTTCAAAAAACAGTAGGAGAAACAGAAGAAATTATTTTAAAAAAAGGTAAAAAATTATATCAAATAAACTGTGCTATATGCCATGGAAATAAAGGAGATGGACAAGGTCCATTAGTAAAGAATGATAAAATTTTAGGTATTCCTAATTATAAAGATAGAGATATTACTATTGGTAGTGTTTATCATATCATTACGTATGGAAAAAATAATATGAATTCTTATGCATCCCAATTAAATGAAATAGATAGATGGAAAGTATCAAAATATGTAATGTATCTAAAAAATAAATAA